One window of the Leucobacter komagatae genome contains the following:
- a CDS encoding PAC2 family protein has product MNDSTPSETAPRVLIAAFQGWSDAGDATSEALQHLIKLQKAELLHVIGGEGFVDLQLQRPRMYRDEDGKRTIDWPDTRLYGTVHRPGLPAPTDVDAGEADAITRIDGTPVHDLFFLPGYEPGRDWENFADEIVELAEVWGVDLVVLLGSMYSDAPHSRPIITSVSAESPELRERYGAERSDYEGPVGIVTAIEMALETATIDSLALWVQVPHYVHSAPSPKATLAILDKLEELLDIVIPRGELFAQATDWESNINRIAENDDDMTRYIRSLEDARDEALAAETTGDALAAEFEKFLERDSRGAAGTIREDGAAGELGESSELGQGSEQSDQPGQDPDPGEQQR; this is encoded by the coding sequence GTGAATGATTCGACTCCCTCTGAAACCGCACCGCGCGTGCTCATCGCCGCGTTCCAGGGCTGGAGCGACGCGGGCGATGCCACGTCGGAGGCGCTGCAGCACCTCATCAAGCTGCAGAAGGCCGAGTTGCTGCACGTGATCGGGGGCGAGGGGTTCGTCGACCTGCAGTTGCAGCGGCCCCGCATGTATCGCGACGAGGACGGGAAGCGCACGATCGACTGGCCCGACACCCGACTGTACGGCACCGTGCATCGGCCGGGCCTTCCCGCCCCAACCGACGTCGACGCGGGCGAGGCCGACGCGATCACCCGCATCGACGGCACCCCCGTCCACGACCTCTTCTTCCTCCCCGGCTACGAGCCGGGCCGCGACTGGGAGAACTTCGCAGACGAGATCGTCGAGCTCGCCGAGGTGTGGGGCGTCGACCTGGTCGTGCTCCTCGGCTCGATGTACTCCGACGCGCCCCACTCGCGCCCCATCATCACGAGCGTGAGCGCGGAGAGCCCGGAGCTCCGCGAGCGCTACGGCGCCGAGCGAAGCGACTACGAGGGCCCCGTCGGCATCGTCACCGCGATCGAGATGGCGCTCGAGACCGCAACGATCGACAGCCTCGCCCTGTGGGTGCAGGTGCCGCACTACGTCCACTCGGCGCCATCGCCCAAGGCGACGCTCGCGATCCTCGACAAGCTCGAAGAGCTGCTCGACATCGTCATCCCGCGCGGCGAGCTCTTCGCGCAGGCGACCGACTGGGAATCGAACATCAACCGCATCGCCGAGAACGATGACGATATGACGCGGTACATCCGCAGCCTCGAAGACGCGCGCGACGAGGCGCTCGCTGCGGAGACGACGGGCGATGCCCTCGCGGCAGAGTTCGAGAAGTTCCTTGAGCGCGACTCGCGTGGCGCGGCCGGCACGATCCGCGAAGACGGCGCGGCCGGCGAGCTCGGAGAGAGCAGCGAGCTCGGGCAAGGCAGCGAGCAGAGCGACCAGCCCGGTCAGGATCCGGATCCCGGCGAGCAGCAACGGTAG
- a CDS encoding tRNA (adenine-N1)-methyltransferase → MTSAEAAPAQATPALRGPFRFGDRVQLTGPKGRMNTITLEAGGEFHSHKGMIRHDDIVGVPDASVIANNSGEEYLALRPLLSDFVMSMPRGAAIVYPKDAAQIVSLADIFPGARVVEAGVGSGALSLHLLRAVGPEGEVHSFERREEFAEIARANARAYAGEDPANWTVRVGDLQEALPAALEAGSVDRVVLDMLAPWECVGVTAEALSPGGVVICYVATVTQLSRTVEELRRSGMFTHPQASETMVRGWHVEGLAVRPDHRMVGHTGFLVTARKLAPGTNLPSLKRRASKSDFTDADMASWLPDMGEDGDAAAWSEESVGQLVKSDKILRKKAREAQRIAEHRIGGADAGGAVDQTDTPAAE, encoded by the coding sequence TTGACATCAGCCGAGGCCGCCCCCGCGCAGGCAACCCCCGCCCTCCGCGGCCCGTTCCGTTTCGGCGACCGCGTCCAGCTCACCGGCCCGAAGGGGCGGATGAACACGATCACGCTTGAAGCTGGGGGCGAGTTCCACAGCCACAAGGGCATGATCCGACACGATGACATCGTTGGTGTACCCGACGCTTCGGTCATCGCGAACAACAGCGGCGAGGAGTACCTCGCTCTCCGGCCGCTCCTGTCTGACTTCGTGATGTCGATGCCCCGCGGCGCGGCGATCGTCTACCCGAAGGACGCCGCTCAGATCGTGTCGCTCGCTGACATCTTCCCCGGCGCTCGCGTTGTCGAGGCCGGGGTCGGGTCGGGCGCCCTGTCGCTGCACCTGCTGCGCGCCGTCGGGCCCGAGGGTGAGGTGCACTCGTTCGAGCGGCGCGAGGAGTTCGCTGAGATCGCTCGCGCAAACGCGCGCGCGTACGCCGGTGAGGATCCCGCGAACTGGACGGTTCGCGTCGGCGACTTGCAGGAAGCGCTGCCGGCCGCGCTCGAGGCCGGGTCCGTTGACCGGGTGGTGCTCGACATGCTCGCCCCGTGGGAGTGCGTCGGGGTCACCGCCGAGGCGCTGTCACCCGGCGGCGTCGTCATCTGTTATGTCGCGACGGTGACGCAGCTCTCGCGCACGGTCGAGGAACTGCGGCGCTCTGGAATGTTCACGCACCCGCAGGCGTCGGAGACGATGGTGCGCGGCTGGCACGTTGAAGGGCTCGCCGTGCGGCCCGACCACCGCATGGTCGGCCACACCGGCTTCCTGGTCACCGCGCGCAAGCTCGCGCCGGGAACGAACCTTCCGAGCCTCAAGCGGCGGGCGTCGAAGAGCGACTTCACCGACGCCGATATGGCGAGCTGGCTCCCCGACATGGGTGAGGACGGCGACGCCGCGGCGTGGAGCGAGGAGAGCGTCGGCCAGCTCGTGAAGAGCGACAAGATCCTCCGCAAGAAAGCACGTGAGGCGCAGCGCATCGCCGAGCACCGCATAGGCGGGGCCGATGCGGGGGGCGCAGTCGACCAGACTGACACCCCGGCCGCCGAGTAG
- a CDS encoding peptidylprolyl isomerase: MLRRIAPAVLTVAVSAAVLTGCSSTGPVEVNRGDCAPMLGAGALSDGVVVLGGFGTAPEVSISKQTEITTSQRSIVDSSGVKAGAKVAGNGSIASVNFAFYDQGTGEKLFESAGFGGQNTTKEFFMVSEETMNPLTAAVQCAAPGERVVLALSPQDALPLRQDLGGTPESALVAVMDVEGVSGLKASGKKRGLPNGFPAVVTDENGVPGVVLPPRDAPVGLTTGVRIEGSGEKVTAENRVLVQTLVVSWDGSVLTNTWAGTGPQLLPKQAESEAQGLAFRGELNGKKVGSQVVITEGGDNARVIVLDIIAAG, encoded by the coding sequence ATGCTTCGTCGCATCGCCCCAGCGGTTCTCACCGTTGCAGTTTCCGCAGCCGTTCTCACGGGCTGCAGCTCGACCGGCCCGGTTGAGGTGAACCGCGGCGACTGCGCCCCGATGCTCGGTGCCGGCGCGCTGAGCGACGGCGTCGTCGTGCTCGGCGGTTTCGGAACCGCGCCCGAGGTGTCGATCTCGAAGCAGACCGAGATCACGACGTCGCAGCGGTCGATTGTCGACAGTTCCGGAGTGAAGGCCGGAGCGAAGGTCGCGGGGAACGGGAGCATCGCCTCGGTGAACTTCGCGTTCTACGACCAGGGCACGGGCGAGAAGCTCTTCGAGAGCGCTGGCTTTGGCGGCCAGAACACCACCAAGGAGTTCTTCATGGTCTCGGAAGAGACGATGAACCCGCTCACCGCGGCAGTTCAGTGCGCAGCACCAGGCGAGCGCGTCGTTCTCGCGCTGAGCCCGCAGGACGCGCTGCCGCTGCGCCAGGACCTTGGCGGAACGCCTGAATCGGCCCTCGTGGCTGTCATGGACGTTGAAGGCGTATCTGGCCTCAAGGCCTCGGGCAAGAAGCGGGGGCTCCCCAATGGGTTCCCCGCGGTCGTGACCGACGAGAATGGCGTGCCCGGCGTCGTTCTGCCGCCCCGCGACGCTCCCGTCGGCCTCACGACCGGTGTGCGCATCGAAGGCAGCGGGGAGAAGGTCACCGCTGAGAACCGCGTGCTCGTACAGACGCTCGTGGTGAGCTGGGACGGCTCCGTGCTTACAAACACCTGGGCAGGCACTGGCCCCCAGCTGCTGCCGAAGCAGGCCGAGTCCGAGGCACAGGGCCTGGCCTTCCGCGGCGAGCTCAACGGCAAGAAGGTCGGCTCGCAGGTCGTCATCACCGAGGGCGGCGACAACGCTCGCGTTATCGTGCTCGACATCATTGCAGCGGGCTAG
- a CDS encoding helix-turn-helix transcriptional regulator has product MARSKVPSEERVFSLVLALVASAGGLTKHELLSSVYGYSDRYRDDSQRASLERQFERDKEQLRLLGIPVETIDSPGEPGNNQLTRYRISKAELEVPEGLSFSDRELMMLRMAVLAWREGSLTDEARRAAMKLESLGGGRDPLSLGVNAGFGTSEPSAPALLTAIEAEQLAEFDYQMPGRDAPLARRVYPLQLRRFEGRWHLIAFDVDRDATRVFLLARISGPVRCRAALANEPGRPAEPAILIERAVTEMREIQERTRVRVRVRPRSRADARFSRGARVLEESAGARVLEFGSVDTVELAAIVASYGADAVALEPKDFRARVVELLRSVDRAHAGAALGEGQL; this is encoded by the coding sequence ATGGCCCGGTCGAAGGTCCCCAGCGAAGAGCGGGTCTTTAGCCTCGTCCTCGCGCTCGTCGCGAGCGCCGGAGGCCTGACGAAGCACGAGCTGCTGTCGTCGGTGTACGGCTACTCCGATCGCTACCGCGACGACTCGCAGCGAGCCTCGCTCGAGCGGCAGTTCGAACGCGACAAGGAGCAGCTGCGGCTGCTCGGGATCCCTGTCGAGACAATCGATTCGCCCGGCGAACCCGGGAACAACCAGCTCACGCGCTACCGGATCTCGAAGGCGGAACTTGAGGTGCCCGAGGGGCTCTCGTTCAGCGACCGTGAGCTCATGATGCTGCGCATGGCGGTGCTCGCGTGGCGTGAGGGGAGCCTCACCGACGAGGCGCGCCGCGCCGCGATGAAGCTTGAATCTCTCGGCGGCGGGCGCGACCCGCTGAGCCTCGGCGTGAACGCTGGCTTCGGCACGTCAGAGCCGTCGGCCCCGGCGCTGCTCACCGCAATCGAGGCGGAGCAGCTCGCGGAGTTCGACTACCAGATGCCTGGGCGCGACGCGCCCCTCGCGCGCCGCGTCTACCCGCTGCAGCTGCGCAGGTTTGAGGGCCGCTGGCACCTCATCGCGTTTGATGTCGACCGTGACGCCACCCGCGTCTTCCTGCTTGCCCGAATCTCGGGGCCGGTGCGCTGCCGCGCCGCACTCGCGAACGAACCGGGGCGGCCGGCGGAGCCGGCGATCCTGATCGAGCGCGCCGTCACTGAGATGCGCGAGATCCAGGAGCGCACCCGCGTGCGCGTGCGCGTTCGGCCACGATCGCGTGCTGACGCGCGCTTCTCGCGAGGCGCCCGCGTGCTCGAGGAGAGCGCGGGCGCGCGCGTGCTCGAGTTCGGCTCGGTCGACACCGTCGAGCTCGCCGCGATCGTCGCGAGCTACGGCGCCGACGCCGTGGCGCTTGAACCGAAGGACTTCCGCGCGCGTGTCGTCGAGCTACTGCGCTCGGTCGACAGGGCGCACGCGGGCGCCGCGCTCGGGGAGGGTCAGCTCTGA
- a CDS encoding helix-turn-helix transcriptional regulator, with the protein MAKSLLASDRVLLLLALVPYLREHGPTPIAELGRTFDVEPRVLRRLISFLGTAGIPGETLSYQHNDLFDIDWDEFEERDTVSLTHTVAIDETPRFTGAETAALLAGLAALRPLLNESDAIVASALGERLGSVMGATTVPSVAVSQADSEGGLSLLVGAIERGQAVRFRYLDAAGNESERTVRPEALDEREGVWYLHGFNVERGAARTFSVAQMSGIEEVAGEAAGAAGGTGAVGAAEPRVGTEILAIVPLRLLPAIRGFAPEEVAKPERAVPAGCTLVRFEAWHAGAAVRLAQHGPGEIEIVSPPAARAAVSEWAEAALFAYGE; encoded by the coding sequence ATGGCCAAGTCACTGCTCGCGAGCGACAGGGTGCTGCTGCTCCTCGCGCTCGTGCCGTACCTGCGCGAGCACGGGCCGACGCCCATCGCCGAGCTTGGGCGCACGTTCGATGTCGAGCCGCGCGTGCTGCGCAGACTCATCTCGTTCCTCGGGACTGCGGGTATTCCGGGGGAGACGCTGTCGTACCAGCACAACGACCTCTTCGACATTGACTGGGACGAGTTTGAGGAGCGCGACACCGTCTCGCTCACGCACACCGTCGCCATCGACGAGACACCGCGCTTTACTGGCGCTGAGACGGCGGCGCTCCTTGCCGGCCTTGCCGCGCTCCGGCCGCTCCTGAACGAGTCCGACGCGATCGTCGCCTCGGCGCTTGGGGAGCGGCTCGGGAGTGTAATGGGCGCGACCACCGTGCCGTCGGTCGCGGTGAGTCAGGCTGACAGCGAAGGCGGCCTCTCGCTGCTCGTCGGCGCGATCGAGCGCGGCCAGGCCGTCAGGTTCCGCTACCTCGACGCGGCTGGGAACGAGAGCGAACGCACCGTGCGCCCCGAGGCCCTCGATGAGCGCGAGGGCGTCTGGTACCTGCACGGGTTCAACGTCGAGCGCGGCGCCGCGCGCACGTTTAGTGTCGCGCAGATGAGCGGGATCGAGGAGGTAGCGGGCGAGGCGGCCGGTGCGGCTGGCGGCACCGGTGCCGTCGGTGCTGCTGAGCCGCGTGTCGGCACCGAGATCCTCGCCATTGTTCCCCTGCGCCTGCTGCCCGCGATTCGGGGGTTCGCCCCCGAGGAGGTCGCGAAGCCCGAGCGCGCCGTTCCCGCGGGCTGCACCCTCGTGCGCTTTGAGGCGTGGCACGCCGGCGCGGCGGTGCGTCTCGCGCAGCACGGGCCCGGCGAAATCGAGATCGTGTCGCCGCCCGCGGCCCGCGCCGCGGTGAGCGAATGGGCCGAGGCCGCGCTCTTCGCATACGGCGAGTAG
- the tatC gene encoding twin-arginine translocase subunit TatC encodes MVKEAREPRNREGRMSLGEHLVELRKRLMYAALGLVVGLVAGFFLVDWVWDMLREPINALQLQGRNATLTYGTITEAFDLRIQIALFIAVIITAPVWLYQVWAFLAPGLTRKEKLYGVGFLAAAVPLFLAGVFAAWSVLPNIVRLMSTFQPSEDAFFLSARLYLDFAVKLMLAVGVGFVMPVVLVMLNFVGIIRGKTILKGWRVAILIIVLFAALTTPAADLWSMFLLAAPMVLLFFIAVGIALLHDRRVDKRRAAEFAEYGIDMSEPDLSEFDDDAESGKARPTRGKPRETNSDA; translated from the coding sequence ATGGTGAAAGAGGCACGCGAGCCGCGTAACAGGGAGGGGCGAATGAGCCTCGGCGAACACCTCGTCGAACTCCGCAAGCGCCTCATGTACGCGGCACTCGGGCTCGTGGTCGGCCTCGTCGCCGGCTTCTTCCTTGTCGACTGGGTCTGGGACATGCTGCGCGAGCCGATCAACGCGCTACAACTGCAGGGACGCAACGCGACGCTCACCTACGGCACGATCACCGAGGCGTTCGACCTGCGCATTCAGATCGCGCTGTTCATTGCCGTGATTATCACGGCACCGGTCTGGCTCTATCAGGTGTGGGCCTTCCTCGCACCCGGGCTCACCCGCAAAGAGAAACTGTACGGCGTCGGCTTTCTCGCGGCCGCCGTGCCCCTCTTCCTGGCCGGCGTGTTCGCGGCCTGGTCCGTGCTGCCGAACATCGTGCGTCTGATGTCGACGTTCCAGCCGTCAGAGGACGCGTTCTTCCTGAGCGCCAGGCTCTACCTCGACTTCGCGGTGAAACTCATGCTCGCCGTTGGCGTCGGCTTCGTCATGCCGGTCGTGCTCGTGATGCTGAACTTCGTCGGCATCATTCGCGGCAAGACGATCCTGAAGGGGTGGCGCGTCGCGATCCTGATCATCGTGCTCTTCGCCGCGCTCACGACCCCGGCCGCCGACCTCTGGAGCATGTTCCTCCTCGCAGCTCCCATGGTGCTGCTGTTCTTCATCGCGGTCGGGATTGCGCTCCTGCACGACCGCCGCGTCGACAAGCGGCGCGCGGCCGAGTTCGCGGAGTACGGGATCGACATGAGCGAACCCGACCTCAGTGAGTTCGATGATGACGCCGAGAGTGGCAAGGCACGACCGACCCGGGGCAAGCCCCGAGAAACGAATAGCGACGCGTGA